The Stigmatella aurantiaca DW4/3-1 genome contains the following window.
CCTCGAGCTGTGCGGTCTCGGCGCCGCCCTGGGGTGAAGGGCCGGTACAGGGGCGGGGAGCGGTTTTTCTGAGGCTCCGCCACGGCATGGCGCTCAACGCCATGTACCGGCTGCCGCTGGAAGGTGGGCCCGGTTCCGTGCGTATCCTTGCTGCCAATGACGAATTCAGCCGGACTGGCGCCTGGAACGGAGATCGGCGCCTGGCGCGTGGTGGGCCAGCAGGGCCAGGGGGCCTGCGGCGCGGTCTATCGGGCCGAGAGGGTGGGAGCCGAAGAAGCGGGCCCGTTCGCACTGAAACTGGCACTCCATCCCCTGGACCCACGCTTCGAGCGGGAAGGGGAACTGCTCGCGCGCCTGAGCACGTCCCACGTGCCACGGCTCCTGGACCGAGGGTGGTGGATGCCGGATGGGACGCCGTTCCCATATCTGGTGATGGAGTGGGTGGAAGGGCTGCCCCTGTATGAATGGGGCACGCGGCGCGTCCTCACTTCCCGGCAAGCGCTGCGGCTCCTGGCGCACGTGGCCCGGGCGCTGGAGGCGACGCACGCAGTGGAGGGCGTGCACCGGGACGTGAAGGGGGACAATATCCGGGTGCGAGCCGATGGCACAGCGGTGCTGATGGACTTCGGCTCGTCGAATTACCGGCAGGCGCGAACGCTCACCTACCAGCATCCACCTCCGGGAACGCCCGAGTACCAGAGCCCCGAGTCTCAGCGCTTCCAGTGGGAGACGAGACACCAGCCGAGGGTCCGCTACGAGGCCCAGCCCGCAGATGACGTGTATGCGCTGGGGGTGACGGCCTATCGCCTGTGTACGGGAAAGTACCCACCCGGCCTGGAGCTGAAGCAGGCCGAGGAAGGCTTCGCGTTTGTGGATCCGCCCTGGGTCCCCCCGGAAACGCTGGCATCGGTATGCCAGGAACTGGCGGCGCTGATTCGGCGAATGTTGCACGAAGCGCCTGCGAGCAGGGGCAGCGCGGCCTCGGTGGCCCAGGCACTGGAGCGGGCGGCGAAGAAAGCAGGCCGTGCAGCGGATCTGCCCCTGGCCGGGGGCCAACATGCGGCCCCACCCCCAGCGTCTGCCGCATGGAGGCCCGCGCTCGTGGCTGCCCTCGGGATGTGCTTGGTGGTGGCCGTGTGGTGGCTCGGGTCCCAATCCCTTGAGAGTGCCAAGGCAATGGCAGACGGGCATCAGCCGACGGAAGGTCCAGTGGGCCTCGCCGATTCAACGCTGGATGCCTCAACGGCCAGGCCACCGGCTGAGTTCGAGCAAGGCGGCATGGCGCTCGATGTGCCAGAGAAGCCGTTTCCTGGCCAGCATCGCCCTCCCTGCGGCAAGCATGAACTCAAGATCAACGACGGATGTTGGGGACGATTGGGCGAGGCTGCCCCACCATGCGGTACCCGTGCATACGAGTGGAAGGGCATGTGCTACGTGCCTATATTCGATCCGCTGCGGCCGTCGACCTCGAATCCGCCATGAATGACTCAACTGGACCGAAGGTACGGAGCAGATTTACTTGGCTCAGGCAGCAGCCTGCTGGAACTCGATGAGTTGCTGTATTCAGAACTCCTAACAAAAAGAAGGTTTGAGGTTCCGGAAGAAGATGAGGCAGCCGCTCAGAACAAGGAAGCCGAAGTGGACCTCGTCGCGCGGCTCATCGCGCACGCGCAGACGCGTCTGGGGGTGGAGCCACGCGTTGGAGCACTCCCCCCCCACCGGTGCTGCCCCAGACGAAAGGGCATCCCGGCTCGAGCGCTGAATGCCCGAGGCTCAAGTGCCTCAAGCGTCAAATGTACAGGCGCGCCAGCGTTGATGGGCTGAGGCGTCGAGTGCTTCTGGCTGCGTCATCCAGGCGAAGAGAGGGAGAGTCTCCCAAGCGGGGCAAGCCCCCCCTCCCTGTCAGCCCCAGGTGGTGTCATTGGGGAGGGGGCGGTGACCCTGGAGAATCTGGCGGTGGTGCTGGAGGGCCCGGGCGCCGCTCAACCGGAGAGGCGCAGGCGGCTGGAAGGGTTTCTGGCCCTCCAGCGAGAGACGGCTGAGGAGTTGCTGGCGGCGAGTTGCCAGCAGGCCTCTGCCAGGGACTTGGACACGCTGGCAGGCCTGTGCTTCGAGTTGGCGGAGGCGGCCCGCTGGGACGACACCCCCGGCAGGTGGGCGCAGTGGGAGTTCGAGCGGCTGAGGCAGGCGGCCCGCGCGGTGGACCGTCCCGGACAGGCGCTGCTGCTGCAATCGCTGGAGCGCGCGTACCGGGGACTGGCTCGGCGGCTGATGCCCTACCTGAATGCGCAGGCTACTCATCAGTGGGCACTCTGTGCGCTGCACGCCCTGGCAGCCAAGGACGCGCAGGGGCTGCGCCGACAACTGCCAGCCCTGCTCCAGGCGAGCGATGCGCACCTGCTCGCCCACCTCCCACCTTCGCAGGAGCCAAGGGGGTCGTCACGTCTCCCTCTCTGCACAGACACAACCCCCGTTCATCCCACCTCGGAGGATGAGGACGCCCCGGCGAGGCTGTCGGAGGCGAAGAGTCCCAACCTGTCTGCTTGTCCTACAGGTTTGAGCCAACGGACGCCTACGGGCGGCCCCCCACCCGAGGCGCTTGCGGCTGACCCACGCACCCCGC
Protein-coding sequences here:
- a CDS encoding serine/threonine-protein kinase, coding for MTNSAGLAPGTEIGAWRVVGQQGQGACGAVYRAERVGAEEAGPFALKLALHPLDPRFEREGELLARLSTSHVPRLLDRGWWMPDGTPFPYLVMEWVEGLPLYEWGTRRVLTSRQALRLLAHVARALEATHAVEGVHRDVKGDNIRVRADGTAVLMDFGSSNYRQARTLTYQHPPPGTPEYQSPESQRFQWETRHQPRVRYEAQPADDVYALGVTAYRLCTGKYPPGLELKQAEEGFAFVDPPWVPPETLASVCQELAALIRRMLHEAPASRGSAASVAQALERAAKKAGRAADLPLAGGQHAAPPPASAAWRPALVAALGMCLVVAVWWLGSQSLESAKAMADGHQPTEGPVGLADSTLDASTARPPAEFEQGGMALDVPEKPFPGQHRPPCGKHELKINDGCWGRLGEAAPPCGTRAYEWKGMCYVPIFDPLRPSTSNPP